From one Eucalyptus grandis isolate ANBG69807.140 chromosome 9, ASM1654582v1, whole genome shotgun sequence genomic stretch:
- the LOC104419833 gene encoding TMV resistance protein N-like isoform X2, with translation MEIEEIEGLVHRWKYDVFVSFRGGDIRKNFAAHLFRALKQAEIYYFRDNEKEETGILIEGKLLDAISHSRVSLVVFTANYADSRWCLNELVEILECNRRFRDRRGDVVLPIFYDAEPGDVRKQSGQFGDGFERCLATHTDDRLVQKWRDSLKEAGNLSGLHLNNDANGDQAYFIEQIVGHLLKIIPRTSSPDAIGVDSLVDDVISLLKIRSEDNVRVVGLWGMEGIGKTMVAQAVCNRISREFDGVSFLENVGVANQDTLLLLQKRLLHDVLKVQDPEIYDLNSNINKIKAKLCRHRILLVLDNITEKNQIEYFGAGDREWFKYGSRILITTREEWLLKDLKVDDNYMLPGLGSEESLQLMSLHAFGKDQPKEGYGELFKSLVHYAGGLPVFLKRFGSFLSSRKKQWHEILEKLVRDPHLDSILDPFSSLRQSVGPFGGHGGDSFDDQTYDGIRNIAVVYGIGISSITIDYVQNGCFVRSPRHGGSLGEHTYDLPFLCGMGVEKKWCHKVIKDGLA, from the exons ATGGAAATCGAAGAAATCGAGGGACTCGTTCATAGGTGGAAGTACGACGTGTTCGTGAGCTTCAGGGGCGGGGACATAAGGAAGAATTTCGCTGCCCACCTCTTCCGCGCGCTGAAGCAGGCGGAGATCTACTACTTCAGGGACAATGAAAAAGAGGAGACAGGGATTCTCATTGAGGGCAAGCTGCTCGACGCGATTAGCCATTCGAGGGTTTCTCTCGTCGTGTTCACTGCCAACTACGCCGACTCGCGGTGGTGCTTGAACGAGCTGGTGGAGATCCTGGAGTGCAACAGGAGGTTCAGAGATCGTCGGGGTGATGTGGTTCTGCCCATTTTCTACGATGCTGAGCCAGGCGACGTTCGGAAACAGAGCGGGCAATTTGGGGATGGTTTTGAAAGGTGTTTGGCCACCCACACGGACGATAGGCTGGTGCAGAAGTGGAGGGATTCGCTTAAAGAAGCTGGGAATTTGTCAGGATTGCATTTGAATAATGATGCTAATGG GGATCAAGCGTATTTCATCGAGCAAATTGTAGGACATCTCTTAAAGATTATTCCCAGAACAAGCTCCCCCGATGCTATTGGGGTAGATTCCCTTGTAGATGATGTGATATCGTTGCTGAAGATTAGGTCAGAGGATAATGTCCGTGTGGTCGGACTATGGGGAATGGAAGGAATTGGTAAGACAATGGTGGCCCAAGCTGTCTGCAATCGCATTTCTAGGGAATTTGACGGGGTTAGCTTTCTTGAAAATGTTGGAGTTGCAAACCAAGATACGCTTTTACTTCTTCAGAAGAGACTTCTCCACGATGTTCTGAAGGTACAAGATCCAGAAATTTATGATCTTAACAGCAACATCAACAAGATAAAAGCTAAGCTCTGTCGGCATAGGATCCTTCTAGTTCTTGATAACATCACTGAGAAGAACCAAATTGAGTATTTTGGCGCTGGAGATCGAGAATGGTTCAAATATGGGAGTAGAATCTTGATAACTACAAGAGAAGAATGGCTTCTGAAAGATCTCAAAGTGGATGATAACTACATGCTCCCTGGACTGGGTTCTGAAGAATCGCTCCAACTCATGAGTCTCCACGCCTTTGGCAAGGACCAACCTAAAGAAGGGTATGGGGAGTTGTTCAAGAGTCTTGTCCACTATGCAGGTGGTCTGCCAGTGTTTCTTAAGAGATTTGGTTCCTTTCTTTCTAGTAGGAAAAAACAGTGGCATGAGATATTGGAGAAGTTGGTAAGGGATCCTCATCTTGATTCAATTTTAGATCCATTCTCCTCTCTTCGTCAATCTGTAGGGCCATTCGGAGGCCATGGTGGAGATTCTTTTGATGATCAAACATACGATGGTATAAGAAATATAGCGGTTGTCTATGGAATAGGGATCAGCTCCATTACTATTGACTATGTTCAGAATGGGTGTTTTGTGCGCTCGCCAAGACATGGTGGATCTTTGGGAGAGCACACATATGAT TTACCGTTCCTTTGTGGAATGGGGGTTGAGAAAAAGTGGTGTCACAAAGTCATAAAAGACGGACTTGCCTGA
- the LOC104419833 gene encoding TMV resistance protein N-like isoform X1, which yields MEIEEIEGLVHRWKYDVFVSFRGGDIRKNFAAHLFRALKQAEIYYFRDNEKEETGILIEGKLLDAISHSRVSLVVFTANYADSRWCLNELVEILECNRRFRDRRGDVVLPIFYDAEPGDVRKQSGQFGDGFERCLATHTDDRLVQKWRDSLKEAGNLSGLHLNNDANGDQAYFIEQIVGHLLKIIPRTSSPDAIGVDSLVDDVISLLKIRSEDNVRVVGLWGMEGIGKTMVAQAVCNRISREFDGVSFLENVGVANQDTLLLLQKRLLHDVLKVQDPEIYDLNSNINKIKAKLCRHRILLVLDNITEKNQIEYFGAGDREWFKYGSRILITTREEWLLKDLKVDDNYMLPGLGSEESLQLMSLHAFGKDQPKEGYGELFKSLVHYAGGLPVFLKRFGSFLSSRKKQWHEILEKLVRDPHLDSILDPFSSLRQSVGPFGGHGGDSFDDQTYDGIRNIAVVYGIGISSITIDYVQNGCFVRSPRHGGSLGEHTYDVHLDYPTEYLTSVSGYTREDSCHVINSLTSTAIRGHMGQLARRKGSLSVFHKLMERSLVFMEGVAFFWILLELILALSFIHIPSKS from the exons ATGGAAATCGAAGAAATCGAGGGACTCGTTCATAGGTGGAAGTACGACGTGTTCGTGAGCTTCAGGGGCGGGGACATAAGGAAGAATTTCGCTGCCCACCTCTTCCGCGCGCTGAAGCAGGCGGAGATCTACTACTTCAGGGACAATGAAAAAGAGGAGACAGGGATTCTCATTGAGGGCAAGCTGCTCGACGCGATTAGCCATTCGAGGGTTTCTCTCGTCGTGTTCACTGCCAACTACGCCGACTCGCGGTGGTGCTTGAACGAGCTGGTGGAGATCCTGGAGTGCAACAGGAGGTTCAGAGATCGTCGGGGTGATGTGGTTCTGCCCATTTTCTACGATGCTGAGCCAGGCGACGTTCGGAAACAGAGCGGGCAATTTGGGGATGGTTTTGAAAGGTGTTTGGCCACCCACACGGACGATAGGCTGGTGCAGAAGTGGAGGGATTCGCTTAAAGAAGCTGGGAATTTGTCAGGATTGCATTTGAATAATGATGCTAATGG GGATCAAGCGTATTTCATCGAGCAAATTGTAGGACATCTCTTAAAGATTATTCCCAGAACAAGCTCCCCCGATGCTATTGGGGTAGATTCCCTTGTAGATGATGTGATATCGTTGCTGAAGATTAGGTCAGAGGATAATGTCCGTGTGGTCGGACTATGGGGAATGGAAGGAATTGGTAAGACAATGGTGGCCCAAGCTGTCTGCAATCGCATTTCTAGGGAATTTGACGGGGTTAGCTTTCTTGAAAATGTTGGAGTTGCAAACCAAGATACGCTTTTACTTCTTCAGAAGAGACTTCTCCACGATGTTCTGAAGGTACAAGATCCAGAAATTTATGATCTTAACAGCAACATCAACAAGATAAAAGCTAAGCTCTGTCGGCATAGGATCCTTCTAGTTCTTGATAACATCACTGAGAAGAACCAAATTGAGTATTTTGGCGCTGGAGATCGAGAATGGTTCAAATATGGGAGTAGAATCTTGATAACTACAAGAGAAGAATGGCTTCTGAAAGATCTCAAAGTGGATGATAACTACATGCTCCCTGGACTGGGTTCTGAAGAATCGCTCCAACTCATGAGTCTCCACGCCTTTGGCAAGGACCAACCTAAAGAAGGGTATGGGGAGTTGTTCAAGAGTCTTGTCCACTATGCAGGTGGTCTGCCAGTGTTTCTTAAGAGATTTGGTTCCTTTCTTTCTAGTAGGAAAAAACAGTGGCATGAGATATTGGAGAAGTTGGTAAGGGATCCTCATCTTGATTCAATTTTAGATCCATTCTCCTCTCTTCGTCAATCTGTAGGGCCATTCGGAGGCCATGGTGGAGATTCTTTTGATGATCAAACATACGATGGTATAAGAAATATAGCGGTTGTCTATGGAATAGGGATCAGCTCCATTACTATTGACTATGTTCAGAATGGGTGTTTTGTGCGCTCGCCAAGACATGGTGGATCTTTGGGAGAGCACACATATGAT GTACATTTAGATTATCCAACTGAATACTTGACTTCGGTGTCAGGCTACACTAGAGAAGATTCTTGTCATGTCATCAACTCTCTTACTTCCACAGCAATAAGAGGGCACATGGGCCAATTGGCGAGGAGAAAGGGAAGTCTTTCAGTTTTCCACAAGTTAATGGAAAGATCATTGGTTTTCATGGAAGGTGTAGCATTTTTCTGGATTCTATTGGAGCTCATTTTGGCCCTGTCTTTTATCCATATCCCTTCGAAGTCGTAG